A stretch of Mustela nigripes isolate SB6536 chromosome 6, MUSNIG.SB6536, whole genome shotgun sequence DNA encodes these proteins:
- the LOC132019776 gene encoding transmembrane protein 198-like isoform X3, with protein MFLSGLLSGALVIFLLCHKERVLETQLSLEVSAGIALGIGLLCGLVTMLVRSVGLFLTGLLLGLTLGAGALLGTEPIYQPPSAWVPAGGLVGLALLGALLTLRWPRPFTVLGTALLGAAVLVACADYFLEGLALGSRLGQRLQALPALPPLCWYSWVLLGTWPALGALGALAQWKLMDEEHGGHANAVVLSHQRRHLQLLRIRQQEAKLHRTSAGVGLCEGSYRRQLPPNPRSPADSLAPSYLQSLRERQLGPGPQATAPHTILDLDSDCGSTVPLTTPSGSTRT; from the exons ATGTTTCTCTCGGGCCTGCTGTCGGGAGCTCTGGTGATCTTCCTGCTGTGCCACAAGGAGCGAGTGCTAGAGACACAGCTGAGCCTGGAGGTGAGCGCGGGCATTGCGCTGGGCATCGGACTCCTCTGTGGCCTGGTCACCATGTTGGTTCGCAGCGTTGGGCTCTTCCTGACTGGTCTCCTGCTAGGCCTGACCCTGGGTGCCGGGgccctgctgggcacagagcccatcTACCAACCACCTTCAGCCTGGGTGCCAGCTGGGGGGTTGGTGGGGCTGGCACTCCTGGGAGCCCTGCTCACGCTTCGGTGGCCACGTCCATTCACAGTTCTGGGCACAGCCCTGCTGGGTGCTGCGGTGCTGGTGGCCTGTGCTGACTACTTCCTAGAGGGGCTGGCACTGGGCAGTCGGCTGGGCCAACGCTTGCAGGCACTTCCAGCCTTGCCTCCTCTCTGCTGGTATAGCTGGGTCTTGCTGGGCACCTGGCCAGCCCTGGGGGCCCTTGGGGCCCTGGCCCAGTGGAAGCTCATGGATGAGGAACATGGAGGCCACGCCAATG CAGTGGTCTTGAGCCACCAGCGAAGGCATCTTCAACTCCTTCGGATCCGCCAGCAAGAGGCCAAGTTGCACCGGACATCCGCTGGGGTGGGGCTCTGTGAAGGCAGCTACCGGCGCCAGCTTCCCCCCAATCCCCGGAGCCCCGCTGATAGTCTGGCTCCC AGTTATCTCCAGAGCCTTCGAGAGCGCCAACTGGGACCAGGCCCCCAGGCCACAGCCCCCCACACCATCCTGGACCTGGATTCCGACTGTGGTTCCACTGTACCCCTCACCACACCTTCTGGTTCCACCCGGACCTGA
- the LOC132019776 gene encoding transmembrane protein 198-like isoform X1, protein MEEALLPLAMTSDPRPFNQQLPEPPDPRCALEPQDNPELAPALVCALCCCFGIIYCCFGYRCFKAVMFLSGLLSGALVIFLLCHKERVLETQLSLEVSAGIALGIGLLCGLVTMLVRSVGLFLTGLLLGLTLGAGALLGTEPIYQPPSAWVPAGGLVGLALLGALLTLRWPRPFTVLGTALLGAAVLVACADYFLEGLALGSRLGQRLQALPALPPLCWYSWVLLGTWPALGALGALAQWKLMDEEHGGHANAVVLSHQRRHLQLLRIRQQEAKLHRTSAGVGLCEGSYRRQLPPNPRSPADSLAPSYLQSLRERQLGPGPQATAPHTILDLDSDCGSTVPLTTPSGSTRT, encoded by the exons ATGGAGGAAGCCCTGTTGCCCCTGGCCATGACTTCTGACCCCAGGCCCTTTAATCAACAactcccagagcctccagacCCAAGATGTGCCTTGGAACCCCAGGACAATCCTGAACTGGCACCCGCCCTGGTGTGTGCTCTTTGCTGCTGCTTTGGAATCATCTACTGCTGCTTCG gcTACCGCTGCTTCAAGGCAGTAATGTTTCTCTCGGGCCTGCTGTCGGGAGCTCTGGTGATCTTCCTGCTGTGCCACAAGGAGCGAGTGCTAGAGACACAGCTGAGCCTGGAGGTGAGCGCGGGCATTGCGCTGGGCATCGGACTCCTCTGTGGCCTGGTCACCATGTTGGTTCGCAGCGTTGGGCTCTTCCTGACTGGTCTCCTGCTAGGCCTGACCCTGGGTGCCGGGgccctgctgggcacagagcccatcTACCAACCACCTTCAGCCTGGGTGCCAGCTGGGGGGTTGGTGGGGCTGGCACTCCTGGGAGCCCTGCTCACGCTTCGGTGGCCACGTCCATTCACAGTTCTGGGCACAGCCCTGCTGGGTGCTGCGGTGCTGGTGGCCTGTGCTGACTACTTCCTAGAGGGGCTGGCACTGGGCAGTCGGCTGGGCCAACGCTTGCAGGCACTTCCAGCCTTGCCTCCTCTCTGCTGGTATAGCTGGGTCTTGCTGGGCACCTGGCCAGCCCTGGGGGCCCTTGGGGCCCTGGCCCAGTGGAAGCTCATGGATGAGGAACATGGAGGCCACGCCAATG CAGTGGTCTTGAGCCACCAGCGAAGGCATCTTCAACTCCTTCGGATCCGCCAGCAAGAGGCCAAGTTGCACCGGACATCCGCTGGGGTGGGGCTCTGTGAAGGCAGCTACCGGCGCCAGCTTCCCCCCAATCCCCGGAGCCCCGCTGATAGTCTGGCTCCC AGTTATCTCCAGAGCCTTCGAGAGCGCCAACTGGGACCAGGCCCCCAGGCCACAGCCCCCCACACCATCCTGGACCTGGATTCCGACTGTGGTTCCACTGTACCCCTCACCACACCTTCTGGTTCCACCCGGACCTGA
- the DNAJC14 gene encoding dnaJ homolog subfamily C member 14, translated as MAQKHPGERGLCGAHHSGGTSFRTLGSSVDPEILSFSGLRDSAGPAPNGTRCLTEHSSPKYTQPPNPAHWSDPSHGPPRGPGPPRDGEDLDQSEASSEEESGVDQELSRENEAGYQEDGNPSFLSVPSACNCQGIPGVPEGPYSEGGDSSSSNFCHHCTSPVLGEDEELEEEYDDEEPLKFPSDFSRAPSRKKPSRRQRHRIPAKEDTREGGRRDPRSPGRHRLGRKRSQADKRKGLGLWGAEELCQLGQAGFWWLIELLVLVGEYVETCGHLIYACRQLKGSDLDLFRVWLGIWAGRLGGWAQVTFQFLSQGCCYGAGLLTRFLRLLGALLLLALALLLGCLQLSWRFLAGLGDRLGWRGKANWLFSWLDFPTLQRCLILLRDSRPWQQLVKMFQWGWLELPWVKPRTNRQGNAPVASGRSCQPEEEVARLLTMAGVPEDELNPFHVLGVEATASDVELKKAYRQLAVMVHPDKNHHPRAEEAFKVLRAAWDIVSNPERRKEYEMKRMAETELSRSVNEFLSKLQDDLKEAMNTMMCSRCQGKHRRFEMDREPKSARYCAECNRLHPAEEGDFWAESSMLGLKITYFALMDGKVYDITEWAGCQRVGISPDTHRVPYHISFGSRIPGTSGRQRATPDAPPADLQDFLSRIFQVPPGQMSNGNFFAAPQPGPGATAASKPNSTVPKGEAKPKRRKKVRRPFQR; from the exons ATGGCCCAGAAGCACCCCGGAGAAAGAGGGTTGTGTGGAGCCCACCACAGTGGTGGTACCTCCTTCAGGACTTTAGGATCCTCTGTGGACCCTGAAATACTTTCATTCTCAGGACTCAGGGACTCAGCGGGGCCTGCTCCTAATGGTACCCGCTGTCTCACAGAGCACTCTAGTCCTAAGTACACACAGCCCCCAAACCCAGCCCACTGGTCGGATCCAAGCCATGGCCCCCCAAGGGGTCCAGGACCCCCAAGGGATGGAGAGGACCTTGATCAGAGTGAGGCATCTTCAGAAGAAGAATCAGGAGTGGACCAGGAACTCTCAAGAGAGAATGAGGCTGGGTACCAGGAGGATGGcaacccttcttttctttccgtTCCATCTGCTTGCAACTGCCAGGGAATCCCTGGAGTCCCTGAAGGGCCTTACTCTGAGGGAGGAGATAGCTCTTCTAGCAACTTTTGTCACCATTGTACCTCTCCAGTTTTGGGGGAAGATGAAGAGTTGGAAGAGGAATATGATGATGAGGAACCGCTTAAGTTCCCCAGTGATTTTTCACGTGCGCCCAGTAGGAAGAAACCATCCCGGAGACAGCGGCACCGCATCCCGGCCAAGGAGGATACTCGGGAGGGTGGACGCAGAGATCCCAGGTCCCCTGGCCGACATAGGCTGGGCCGGAAAAGAAGTCAGGCAGATAAGCGCAAAGGCCTGGGATTATGGGGAGCAGAGGAACTGTGTCAGCTTGGGCAGGCAGGCTTCTGGTGGCTGATTGAACTGCTGGTATTGGTGGGAGAGTATGTGGAGACTTGTGGCCATCTCATCTATGCATGCAGGCAGCTGAAAGGCAGTGATCTGGACCTTTTTCGAGTCTGGTTGGGAATCTGGGCAGGGCGGCTGGGAGGCTGGGCCCAGGTAACGTTCCAGTTTCTGAGCCAAGGATGTTGCTATGGGGCAGGGCTGTTGACCCGTTTTCTTAGGCTACTAGGTGCTTTGCTGCTTCTGGCTCTGGCCCTCTTGTTGGGCTGTCTACAGTTGAGCTGGCGGTTTCTGGCGGGACTGGGTGACCGGTTAGGCTGGAGGGGTAAAGCCAATTGGCTCTTTTCTTGGCTGGATTTTCCCACCTTGCAGCGTTGCCTGATTCTGCTGAGAGATAGCAGGCCATGGCAGCAGTTGGTAAAAATGTTTCAGTGGGGTTGGCTGGAATTGCCTTGGGTCAAGCCAAGAACTAATAGGCAGGGGAATGCACCTGTAGCTAGTGGTCGCTCCTGCCAGCCTGAAGAAGAAGTGGCTCGACTCTTGACCATGGCTGGGGTTCCTGAGGATGAGCTAAACCCTTTCCATGTGTTGGGGGTTGAAGCCACAGCATCAGATGTTGAACTGAAGAAGGCATATAGGCAGCTGGCAGTGATG GTTCATCCTGACAAAAATCATCATCCCCGGGCAGAGGAGGCCTTCAAGGTTTTGCGGGCAGCTTGGGACATTGTCAGCAACCCTGAAAGGCGGAAGGAATATGAAAT GAAACGAATGGCAGAGACTGAGCTGAGCCGGTCAGTGAATGAGTTTCTGTCCAAGCTGCAGGATGACCTCAAAGAGGCAATGAATACTATGATGTGCAGTCGATGCCAGGGAAAGCATAG GAGGTTTGAAATGGACCGGGAACCTAAGAGTGCCAGATACTGTGCTGAGTGTAATAGACTGCAtcctgctgaggaaggagactTTTGGGCAGAGTCAAGCATGTTGGGCCTCAAGATCACCTATTTTGCACTGATGGATGGAAAAGTGTATGACATCACAG AGTGGGCTGGATGCCAGCGTGTGGGAATCTCCCCAGATACTCACAGAGTCCCCTATCACATCTCCTTTGGTTCTCGGATTCCAGGCACCAGTGGGCGGCAGAG aGCAACCCCAGATGCCCCTCCTGCTGACCTTCAGGATTTCTTGAGCCGGATATTTCAAGTACCCCCAGGCCAAATGTCCAATGGGAACTTCTTTGCAGCTCctcagcctggccctggggccACTGCAGCCTCTAAGCCCAACAGCACAGTACCCAAGGGAGAAGCCAAACCGAAGCGGCGGAAGAAAGTGAGGAGGCCCTTCCAACGTTGA
- the MMP19 gene encoding matrix metalloproteinase-19 has protein sequence MDWQWLWLWLWLGFLLPMTVSGRALGPAGKETAVDYLLQYGYLQKPLEGPDDFRPEDIMEALRAFQEASELPVSGQLDDATRARMGQPRCGLEDPFNQKTLKYLLLGRWRKKHLTFRILNLPSTLPPHTARAALLQAFQYWSNVAPLTFREVQAGFADIRLSFHGRQTPYCSNSFDGPGRVLAHADIPELGSVHFDEDELWTERTYQGVNLRIIAAHELGHALGLGHSRYTQALMAPVYAGYRPHFKLHPDDVAGIQALYGKKNPEIEDEEEEMELPTVPHVPTEPSPMPDPCSGELDAMMLGPRGKTYAFKGNYVWTVTDSGLGPLFQVSALWEGLPGNLDAAVYSPRTQWIHFFKGDKVWRYINFKMSPGFPKKLNRVEPNLDAALYWPFNQKVFLFKGSGYWQWDELARTDFSHYPKPIKGLFTGAPNQPSAAMSWRDGQVYFFKGKQYWRLNRQLRGEKGYPRDTAHHWMHCHPQTSDPTLSGGDATSLSSSTDHSAIGTTLGSTSSAIGTTLNTDHPPRDPILDISPSATGSPTLSFPGNVTGQEA, from the exons ATGGACTGGcagtggctgtggctgtggctgtggctgggtTTCTTACTCCCTATGACAGTCTCAGGCCGGGCCCTGGGGCCGGCAGGGAAAGAGACAGCAGTG GATTACCTCTTGCAATATGGGTACCTGCAGAAGCCTCTAGAAGGACCTGATGACTTCAGGCCAGAAGATATTATGGAGGCTCTGAG AGCTTTTCAGGAAGCATCTGAGCTGCCAGTCTCAGGTCAGCTGGATGATGCCACAAGGGCCCGCATGGGGCAGCCCCGTTGTGGCCTGGAGGACCCCTTCAACCAGAAGACCCTTAAATACCTCCTGCTGG GCCGCTGGAGAAAGAAGCACCTGACCTTCCGCATCTTGAACCTGCCTTCCACCCTTCCACCCCACACAGCCCGGGCTGCCCTCCTTCAAGCCTTCCAGTACTGGAGCAATGTGGCCCCCCTGACCTTCCGGGAGGTGCAGGCTGGCTTTGCTGACATCCGCCTCTCCTTCCATGGCCGTCAGACACCATACTGCTCCAATTCCTTTGATGGGCCTG GGAGGGTCCTGGCCCATGCTGACATCCCAGAGCTGGGCAGTGTGCATTTTGATGAAGATGAACTCTGGACTGAGAGAACTTACCAAGGGGTGAATCTGCGCATCATTGCAGCCCACGAACTGGGCCATGCCCTGGGGCTTGGGCACTCTCGATATACCCAGGCCCTCATGGCCCCTGTCTATGCTGGCTACCGGCCCCACTTCAAGCTGCACCCAGATGATGTGGCAGGGATTCAGGCTCTCTACG GGAAGAAGAACCCAGAGatagaagatgaggaagaagagatggaGCTCCCCACTGTACCACATGTACCCACAGAACCCAGTCCCATGCCAGACCCCTGCAGTGGTGAACTGGATGCCATGATGTTGG GGCCCCGCGGGAAGACTTATGCCTTCAAGGGGAACTACGTGTGGACAGTGACCGATTCAGGGCTGGGTCCCTTGTTCCAAGTGTCTGCCCTTTGGGAGGGGCTCCCAGGAAACCTAGATGCTGCTGTCTACTCTCCTCGAACACAATGGATTCACTTCTTTAAGG GAGACAAGGTGTGGCGCTATATTAATTTCAAGATGTCTCCTGGCTTCCCCAAGAAGCTGAACAGGGTAGAACCCAACCTGGATGCAGCTCTCTATTGGCCTTTCAACCAAAAGGTGTTCCTCTTTAAG GGCTCCGGGTACTGGCAGTGGGACGAGCTGGCCCGAACGGACTTCAGCCACTACCCTAAACCAATCAAAGGCTTGTTTACGGGAGCGCCAAACCAGCCCTCTGCTGCTATGAGCTGGCGGGATGGCCAGGTCTATTTCTTCAAGGGTAAACAATACTGGCGCCTCAACAGGCAGCTTCGAGGAGAGAAAGGCTATCCCAGAGATACTGCCCACCACTGGATGCACTGTCATCCCCAGACCTCAGACCCCACTCTGTCAGGTGGAGATGCCACTTCTTTATCCTCAAGCACTGACCACTCTGCCATAGGAACCACCTTGGGTTCCACTTCCTCAGCCATAGGTACCACCTTGAACACTGACCACCCACCCAGAGACCCTATCTTGGACATTAGCCCCTCAGCCACAGGCTCCCCCACCCTTTCATTCCCTGGTAATGTCACCGGCCAGGAGGCCTGA
- the LOC132019776 gene encoding transmembrane protein 198-like isoform X2, with translation MEEALLPLAMTSDPRPFNQQLPEPPDPRCALEPQDNPELAPALVCALCCCFGIIYCCFGYRCFKAVMFLSGLLSGALVIFLLCHKERVLETQLSLEVSAGIALGIGLLCGLVTMLVRSVGLFLTGLLLGLTLGAGALLGTEPIYQPPSAWVPAGGLVGLALLGALLTLRWPRPFTVLGTALLGAAVLVACADYFLEGLALGSRLGQRLQALPALPPLCWYSWVLLGTWPALGALGALAQWKLMDEEHGGHANVVLSHQRRHLQLLRIRQQEAKLHRTSAGVGLCEGSYRRQLPPNPRSPADSLAPSYLQSLRERQLGPGPQATAPHTILDLDSDCGSTVPLTTPSGSTRT, from the exons ATGGAGGAAGCCCTGTTGCCCCTGGCCATGACTTCTGACCCCAGGCCCTTTAATCAACAactcccagagcctccagacCCAAGATGTGCCTTGGAACCCCAGGACAATCCTGAACTGGCACCCGCCCTGGTGTGTGCTCTTTGCTGCTGCTTTGGAATCATCTACTGCTGCTTCG gcTACCGCTGCTTCAAGGCAGTAATGTTTCTCTCGGGCCTGCTGTCGGGAGCTCTGGTGATCTTCCTGCTGTGCCACAAGGAGCGAGTGCTAGAGACACAGCTGAGCCTGGAGGTGAGCGCGGGCATTGCGCTGGGCATCGGACTCCTCTGTGGCCTGGTCACCATGTTGGTTCGCAGCGTTGGGCTCTTCCTGACTGGTCTCCTGCTAGGCCTGACCCTGGGTGCCGGGgccctgctgggcacagagcccatcTACCAACCACCTTCAGCCTGGGTGCCAGCTGGGGGGTTGGTGGGGCTGGCACTCCTGGGAGCCCTGCTCACGCTTCGGTGGCCACGTCCATTCACAGTTCTGGGCACAGCCCTGCTGGGTGCTGCGGTGCTGGTGGCCTGTGCTGACTACTTCCTAGAGGGGCTGGCACTGGGCAGTCGGCTGGGCCAACGCTTGCAGGCACTTCCAGCCTTGCCTCCTCTCTGCTGGTATAGCTGGGTCTTGCTGGGCACCTGGCCAGCCCTGGGGGCCCTTGGGGCCCTGGCCCAGTGGAAGCTCATGGATGAGGAACATGGAGGCCACGCCAATG TGGTCTTGAGCCACCAGCGAAGGCATCTTCAACTCCTTCGGATCCGCCAGCAAGAGGCCAAGTTGCACCGGACATCCGCTGGGGTGGGGCTCTGTGAAGGCAGCTACCGGCGCCAGCTTCCCCCCAATCCCCGGAGCCCCGCTGATAGTCTGGCTCCC AGTTATCTCCAGAGCCTTCGAGAGCGCCAACTGGGACCAGGCCCCCAGGCCACAGCCCCCCACACCATCCTGGACCTGGATTCCGACTGTGGTTCCACTGTACCCCTCACCACACCTTCTGGTTCCACCCGGACCTGA
- the ORMDL2 gene encoding ORM1-like protein 2, with protein sequence MGEGVCFLDTTGVEANAALRVGRASEASRMNVGVAHSEVNPNTRVMNSRGIWLAYIILVGLLHVVLLSIPFFSIPVVWTLTNVIHNLAMYVFLHMVKGTPFETPDQGKARLLTHWEQMDYGLQFTSSRKFLSISPIILYLLASFYTKYDAAHFLINTASLLSVLLPKLPQFHGVRLFGINKY encoded by the exons ATGGGCGAGGGCGTGTGCTTCCTGGACACCACAGGTGTGGAAGCGAACGCCGCTCTTCGAGTCGGACGGGCTTCTGAAGCCAGCAG GATGAATGTGGGGGTGGCACACAGCGAAGTAAACCCCAACACTCGAGTGATGAATAGCCGGGGCATCTGGCTGGCCTACATCATCTTGGTAGGACTGCTGCATGTGGTTCTTCTCAGCATCCCCTTCTTCAGCATTCCTGTTGTCTGGACCCTGACCAACGTCATACATAACTTG gcTATGTATGTCTTCTTACATATGGTGAAAGGGACACCTTTTGAGACCCCTGACCAAGGAAAGGCTCGGCTACTGACCCACTGGGAACAGATGGACTACGGGCTCCAATTTACCTCTTCCCGCAAATTCCTCAGCATCTCTCCTATCATACT ctaCCTCCTGGCCAGCTTCTACACCAAGTATGATGCTGCTCACTTCCTCATCAACACAGCCTCGTTGCTCAGCGTACTGCTGCCTAAGTTACCCCAATTCCATGGGGTTCGACTCTTTGGCATCAACAAATACtga